In the genome of Lathyrus oleraceus cultivar Zhongwan6 chromosome 4, CAAS_Psat_ZW6_1.0, whole genome shotgun sequence, the window TTCGCTTGCCTCAGTCTCTTGTTGTCAGCCCTAGTAcgctgaactacgaaagctctgactttctcgttgcacgatgagaatacgtaggcatgggGATTCAGATTCTACgtgagctaccctatttattGATCTTATTCTTCATTTTTTAATTCATCAATCAATAACATCTTTTTTAGATCAAATACATTTTTTCTTGGATTCCATgcacatccttttaggacgatatagcgaAAGTCCACCTTATGAACCAAGAGATGTTTAGAAATGAACCCAAACactttattccttcttttttAGCTAAGACACTTGTTTACTCTtcggttcagagtttattccttcatggatccaagatacaATTCTTCTTTGATTTCAAATTGTTTGTTCCCTACAATGATACACTATTCTTTATACTAAACAACACTACAACTAAACCTTAAAGTTGTCTTTGTCTTATAAGTCCCTATTGTCTAGGAAAACATCTCTCCTTTTATTCCAATTGTAGTTAAACTTTGAAGttgtgtttgtcttgtgagtccctattgcttagacaaacatctctTTGTTTCCACCATTCTTTTGGTACACGTTATACTTCTTATCACTATCAATCTCTTCTCCTTTGTTCTCGTGGTTCAATGAACTACGAgtgctctgactttctcattgtccagtgagaatacataggcattaggatgtgaatccttggcggGCACAATCCTAATTATTATTATTCCGCCTTAGAgcatcattcatatctttcatgaaccattatctaccttcaatcattgaatcattcactccatgtgatataccatATCTTTGAGTCAAATACATTATCTCTTTGAGCTACATCTTGTGTCAgcttgtgaatcaagagttgtttgtgttgtgaaaccaaacacttaattctctttgtttttggCTATACCATATAGTGGCACCATGCTTCCGGCTATCCCACATATGGTTCACGtcagttttactcttgggttcagatTTCATCCCTTTTTGGAATCAAACAACATAATCTTTTGGTTTATACCATACATTAATCACAACTTCgtttcatctcccaccactagttctatgaactacggagctaTGAATTCCTTATTTCACTATAAGGACATGTAGGCATGAGGGCactaatcctcaccgagcactctatctattctTTTCTTTTACCTCATTCTTTCGCGAGTAATCTTTAGGTATCACTCCCATTCGAGtaagaacaatcaaaacggttctcgttgagtacaacagatgttaggggtgttaataccttctCCTTGCATAACTGAGTTATCTCTTTACTTCgggttttattgatgtttttcctttccttcgggaataaataaagttcaatggcgACTTTGTTATATGTTTGAGCGTGCAATGTGTTCGggtatattttcgctagcttcaactagcgactctgttggggacctATGTTACTTAGAGTATTCCCTAGTCGCTAAAAGAAGTCGAGCTTAACTTTGGTTGTTTCCTCTTGTTTTAGGTGTTTATCTCTATGCTTTACTCACTTTATATTATTCATCATTTATTTTACTATCTTAGATTTCTGCATACTCTATCATGCTGgatatctatatatatatattgttattgGGTTGGGGTTGATGTTACATAAGTGAAGCTCTATACCCGAGATTAGTATACACACGGGATATATTTGTGGATAGTCGTGTACACCTACATTTTATGCGTTGGGTTATCATGAGAgccacacccagactagattcacCCTGAAGTACTTTTGTCCTGCGAGAATTCGTTATGACAAGGTATTTTCATTTTAAGTTGATGACTCTTAGAGACCTTCTAGGGACCACCTTTGAAGCCTAGTACAtacctgtgagggggatatgggtttttcttgcaggaaaccatagactctGCATACCTTGGTTCTCATATTGCGTCGAACCTCTAAACTTAAAACAAACAACATGTACAGATTATCTAGAATGTATCATAGCTTTGAATCTATGTGATAAATAGCATCCCATCATACATTATCATCACATCATAATAAAAAATTTGCATATGCACTTTTCTAAGAATCCAATAGCCAAGTTTGTTGATTGAGTACTCAAGACAAAACATGACTTTCAAAAGAAGAGGCATTCATAGTTACAAGGTCGTGGAACCACAGTTGAAGGTTTTGAAAGGACTATGGGAACGCCTGATTCTTGAGAGTAAATAAGAATTCAAGAAGTCTTATGGTAACCTTCTAGGAATTCTGAACACTGAAGTCAACACCATGGTTGTGCACACTCTTGTGCAATTTTACGATCCTCCGCTGAGATATTTtacctttcaggattatcaatTAGCACCTACTTTAGAAGAATACTCTCATATTTTGGGTATTGGGATTAAGAACCGAGTTCCTTATGTCTGCAATAAAGAACTCCCTAAATCCCATATCCTTGTTGAAGCCCTTCACCTAGAGAAGAAGGAAGTAGAGCTGAATCTGAAGCTTAAGAGTGGAATCCATGGTTTTACCTCAAAGTTTCTGGTGGATAAGGCCATTACTTTTGTCGATGCTGAAAGATGGATGGCCTTCAATGCCATTCTAGCTTTAATTATGGGATTGTATTGTTTCCAAATATTGAATATTTTGTGGATCTGGATGATATCCATATTTTTCTGACTCAAAATCTCGTTCCTACTATTATTGTTGATACTTACTACTCTATACACATAAGGACTCAAAAGAAGAAAGTAACCATCATATGTTGTATCCCTTTGTTGTATAGATGTTTTATTTTGCATATACCCAACAAAGGTCATTTCATTGAGAATAAAGACAATCTAAAGTGGTCTCAAAGGATCATGTCCTTGAATGCTGAAGATGTTTCCTGGTACTCTAGAAGCTACGATAATGTCAAACTCGTCCTAAATTATGGTGACTTccctaatgtacctcttcttggtacaaaagATGGAATCAACTACAATCTGAGATTGGCACTATGTCAGTTGGGATACCCTAGGGTGGATAAACCTGATTCCAATTGTGTCAAAGATTTTGTCTTGTACGAAGGGGTTGACAATCCAAAGTTACTCAAGAAGATTATTAAGGATTTGGGAGAGATATGTCCTCAAGGAAGAGCTGAAATGGGTAAGAAGAACTGCATAGCCAGGGAAGCTTATACCAGAAAGGTGAAGAACATGGTTAAAGAGATGTTGTCGCCATTTCCATCAGAGTCGTCTATGAGCATCAAGCCTCCCGAATTCACTATTAATCATATCTCTGAAGTTGATAAGCTGAAGGGAATCATCAATGCATTAGAGAAAGAGAATGTGAATCTCAGATCTAGTCTTGGTAAGATTTCATTGGAGAAGGAGAACTTGAAATTCAATATGAATCAGAATAGGGATAAGGCACTTCAAGAGGACAACGAGGTTCAAGCTGAGTCGTACAAGAGAAGAAATGTAGGTGAATCATTGAAGGGAACTTGTGCTAGTCTATCAGCTAAGAAGAAGAAGCTAGCAGAAACTCAATATTAAGCCTGCAAATTGGAGCTTAACTATAAGGAGCAAATCAAGAAACTCTAAGACCAATTGGAAGTTTGCAAGAAAGGGATTAAAGATGAACAAAGTCGTGTCAAGAGGCTAGAGGTTACTCTTCATCAGCTTCATACTAAGCTAGACCAAAGGTTAGAAGGGACTCGTGGGTTGAAGGATCAAGCACACAAAGATATGAAGAATATCGATCTGCTCAAACCTCCCATAGATATTTCAAGTGGGAAAGCCTTTTCTTCTAGTTCTGAATCAGAATATGATGAAGTAGGGTTTGATGCTCACCTTAGCCTAAAATCTAATACTCCTAAACCTGTCTCTATTAAACCCATCAAAGCCATTCATATTCAAACCTTCTCTCCTTAAAACCAACAAGTAAACCAAACATGTTCTGCTTCTGAAGCTGAACATGTAAGCATTATCCAACCAAAAACTACTTCCCCGTCAAATATTAAAGCACCTCAATCATCACCTTTGTAATCACCTTATAAAGAACCTAGTTCTGTTCAAACTCAACTCTCAGGTTAAGATGCATCTGAACACCAGGTTGAAACTGAACAAATTGTTCATGATCTATCTCTGGTTCAATTCACATCTGAACCTAGAATTGAATCAGAACATATCTCTTTTGACTTCCTTCACCTTGAAACCTCTATAAACCTATATGTCCCATAAAACCAATCCATTGGCCCTTCAAAGCCTAACACCTCATCCCATCTACTTTTTATCCAATCAAACCTATATGAAATGAAAACTATATTTTTGGATAAAGTGCAGATTCGGATCGATGAGAGAACATCTTCTTCTGACCCAGTAGCCTATACTACTAAGTGGGATTCTCTTTAGACCGTTGTTGAATCAGTTATTCAGAATCTGAAGATGTTACTTCAGAATATGCCGCTTCTTCTAGGTTTGTGCAAGACTTTTTGGAAGAAAAACTGGCCTCTGTTACTGCTTCTCAACAAGCCATTATTGTCAAGCAAAATGAAAAGGATGAAAGGACGAAGTCAACGGATGCTAGAAAAAATATTATGGGTGCTAATCTTAGAGTTATGTTGGGTCTTTTGAAGAAATCATAGGCTTAGGATTTAAAACCTCTTTtgttatgtttttttttcttgtttACTAACTTTCTGTTATAATATTCCCCTTCTTTCATGCTTATGTATTTGTTATGCTTGGTATTTATTTATTTGCATGCTTATGTGTTTTTACTCTAAGCCATATTAATTTTGGGAATCAATTATTTTCTCTGATAAAATTAAGAACAACTTGTACTTTCTTTGAGATATTTTGGATGGAGTATGTCTGCAATTTCTTGGAAGATTGGTACATTCAAAAGGAAATAAGCAACTACTTAAAATGTATTATTGCAAAAAGGAAGTAAAGAAATTCATAGTTCATTAATTCAAAAGAGGGAGTACAAGATCATTTGGGCTACACAATTTTGTCTAAATCAGAACAATATCCTCGTGCACAACAAAATGTCTTTCAAACTATGTCTCGCTCCTCACTACCCTCATATGAGTCATAATGCAATATCTTCCTTGGaatcttctttttcttcttcttcaacatcttcttcttctttttgcCTTCCTCTCCCTTAGTGCATCTCTGACAGTAGTCGACCCAGATGGTTGGGCCTATTTAGTTGATTGTTATTGGTGTTGCACCAAGGTGGTAGTCTTGCTCTCAATAATGGTTTCTGTTGAGACAATGATCTTTGCTTTCTCAAAAGGAGTACTCCTGATGTTGGGAGGTAAGAAGAGTTTATTGAAGATGTGGGATATCTGTCTATGAAGTTGTGCTTTTATAGAAGAGTTTAAGTGACTTGTACACAACTTTTGGAAGTTGAAACATCTGAAGATTTAATGCTTAATACTCTAGCTCTTTAGTGCAATGATTACTTTTGATGGTTGTCATTCTTGCATGACATGTGACCGTCTTGATAAGTGCAGAAACATTTCAACCTCTTTGTTTGGAAGTGCAAAagtttttttctatttttatcAGAATTTAACTTTTCCCACATATTTGTCATTCATAatatttctctctctctctctctctctctctctctctctctatatatatatatatatatatatatatatatatatatatatatatatatatatatatatatatatatatatatatatatatatatatatatatatatgtgtgtgtgtgtgtgtgacaTGTCCTTGTTCACTTTTTGTTGATgttaaaaagggggagaaattcATGGGAGTATTTAAGAGGATAAAAGTATTTTTTGAATGCTTTTATTTACCTAAATCCTAATTATTTTGACATTACTTTTATCTGAACTTTGTTATATCAAAATATGTTTAATTAACTTGGATAAAATTTAGGGGAAGCTTACAAAACTCAACCTTTGGACTATTAGACTCcgggggagcttacaaacctctGGCTCAGATGTTGTCAAGTTAGTTAAACTAACCaaccattattcttaaatacatttgtttatcatcatcaaaacgggagagattgttggaacaaaattgttcatatcccttgggttttgaCTATAACAAAGTACTTAAAAAACAAATGGGTATAGTAACatatgttcaagtgtgcaggGTCACAAGCTTATAATTCAACTCTGATTT includes:
- the LOC127138005 gene encoding uncharacterized protein LOC127138005; its protein translation is MVVHTLVQFYDPPLRYFTFQDYQLAPTLEEYSHILGIGIKNRVPYVCNKELPKSHILVEALHLEKKEVELNLKLKSGIHGFTSKFLVDKAITFVDAERWMAFNAILALIMGLCFILHIPNKGHFIENKDNLKWSQRIMSLNAEDVSWYSRSYDNVKLVLNYGDFPNVPLLGTKDGINYNLRLALCQLGYPRVDKPDSNCVKDFVLYEGVDNPKLLKKIIKDLGEICPQGRAEMGKKNCIAREAYTRKVKNMVKEMLSPFPSESSMSIKPPEFTINHISEVDKLKGIINALEKENVNLRSSLGKISLEKENLKFNMNQNRDKALQEDNEVQAESYKRRNVGESLKGTCASLSAKKKKLAETQY